The genomic region TTGGGCGCCTGTCTCAAGTCCTGGGGCAAGTTTTAACGCGCCCATAGCTTTAGTTAATTTTTCAGTAAACTCAGCAGCAACCTCTTTAGCAACATAAAAGCGGTTTGCAGCTGTGCAAGCTGCGCCACCATTTCTCATCTTGGCCAACATGGCTCCGGCAACTGCGTCATCAACATTGGCATCTGCTAGAACTAAAAATGGTGCGTTACCACCTAGCTCCATTGAGCAACGGATCACTTGATCAGCTGCCTCTTTAAGTAAGACTCTGCCTACTTCAGTTGAACCAGTAAATGAAAGATTTACAACTCGTGGATCTTTTAAAATTTTGGCTATCCCGGGTCCTGATGGCACTGGCAGAATTAAATTAACAACACCGGCGGGTACTCCGGCACGCTCTAATATCTCAACAATTGCCATAGCGGTCAGTGGCGTCTCACCAGCTGGTTTTAAAATTACGGTGCAACCAGCAGCCAGGGCTGGGCCAATCTTTCTAGTTGCCATAGCAGCTGGAAAATTCCATGGCGTAATTAATAATGAAACTCCAACTGGTTGCTTGGTAACTAAAATTCTTTTATCTCCACTTGGCGCAGTTCTAAACTCACCATTTATTCGAACTGCCTCCTCTGAAAACCAACGGAAGAATTCTGCGGCGTATAAAATTTCACCCTTAGCATCAGTTAAAACTTTGCCATTTTCTTTAGAGATAATTTCAGCAAGACGATCTGCCTCTGCCACCATAATTTCAAATGCTTTACGTAATATTTCACCACGAAGGCGAGGAGCAGTTTTAGGCCAAGTTTTAAAAGCACTAGAAGCTGCGTCCACTGCCAGAGCGCATTGAGCATCTGTTGCAACTGAAACATTTGCAATGATTGATTCATTACTTGGATCAGTAACTGGGATGGTAGATGTTCCATCAACCCATTTACCATCAATATAAAGCTGCGTCTTTAACTGCATAAAGATAAGCATACGCTTACTGCGTGTGCTTAAAAAATCTCGCATAAAAACAGGCGTATACTTAGGATCTAACTTCGTATAGGAGTGTGTTTAAAAAAGTGCCAAAGTCTTGGAGTGATAACGCACCTACTCCTAAGGTGTTAACTGAGCACGCACACCTTAAAGACTCATTTTTATATAAATTAAAGGTCAAACTACTAGGTAAACCAATAAATCGCCATGATTTAAATGAGCAACGATTACCTAAAAGGAATGCTTTTGGCATCTTGTCTTCAGATTGCATTTCATCTAGTGCCTATGGTGGTGAGCAGATATTAGTTGCCCTAATACCAGCTTTTGGTCTTGCCGCTTTTACTATTTTCACGCCCCTTGTTGGGCTGATTTTAATAATTTTATTAGTTATTACTTTTTCCTACCGAGATGTCATAAATACCTATACTAAAAGTGGTGGTGCATACGTAGTAGCTAGAGAAAATTTTGGCAAAGTAATCTCCCAGATTGCAGCCGTAGAGTTAATTTTTGGTTACATAATCACAGTTGCTATTCAAACTGCAGCAGGTGTTGCAGCTATCGTCTCAGCTATTCCTGAGTTATCAGATAATAAAGTTTTATTAACTCTTGGCATTATTACTGTGCTCACCTATATAAATTTACGGGGGGTAAAGGAAGCCGGGATTATCTTTGTACTACCCTCATATCTTTTTATTTTTTCTATGTTTATAGTTTTTGTATTTGGAATTTGGCGTAATTTAAATTCTGATCTAATGCCATACCCAACAGATACTCCTGGCTTAATCGCTCTAGGTGAGCCCCAAGGATTATTAAGTTTGGCAGCAATTCTTTTAGTGTTAAAAGCATTTGCCAATGGCAGTGCTTCCCTTACTGGGTTAGAAGCTATTTCAGATAGCGTGGCATTATTTAAAGAGCCTGAACACAATAATGCTAGAAAAACTTTAATGATAATGAGCGCAGTCCTTGCCACTTTAATCACTGGTATTGCCTGGCTGGCGTATCAGGTAGTAGCAATTCCTTATGAATCTGGCACACCTACTGTTATCTCACTTGTTGCCCAAGCAGCCCTAGGTGATTCAGTTTTTGGCCAAAGTTTTTACTATTTCGTGCAGGCTTCAACTACCTTTATTTTATTTGCTGGTGCTAATACCTGCTTTAACGCCTTTCCAAATATGGTCAATATTGTGGCGGCAGATGGCTTTTTACCAAAGCAGTTAACTAAGCGTGGACACCGGTTAGCATTTTCAAACGGAATTATTTTTATCTCAGGATCTGCTGGCCTATTAGTTATTGCCTCTGGTGCATCTATTACAGCGCTAGCTGCTATTTATGCATTAGCAGTCTTTATTGGCTTTACTTTAACCGGACTTGGCATGGCAAAGAAAACTAAAAATCAAGGCGCTAAATACTATTTACATCTAACATCTGGATTAATTTCACTACTTACTGTAATTATTTTATCCTCAGTGAAGTTTGCAGAAGGTACTTGGTTAGTAGTTATTGGCACACCCATTGTGGCTGTAATTATGCTTAAATTTAATGATCGATATGCCCAAGAGAGTAAAGCACTACTACTTTCAAGTAAGGACTCTAGAGCAACCTCTATTACAAGACATGATGTAACAGTCTTAGTTGATCGAATTGATATTGCCACAGTTGGCGCAGTTAGATATGCCAGAAGTTTAAATCCGCGTAATTTAAATGCAGTTCATTTTGTAATAGATGATTTAAGAGCTGCCAGATTGGCTAAAGCTTGGGCAGAGAATCCAGCTTTTGATGATATTTCACTTCAACTCATTGATTGCCCAGATAGAAGATTGGCAAACTCAGTTGTGGATTATGCAACTATTGTTACCGCATCTAATAATGTGGAGCTAACTCTGCTTTTGCCACGGCGGGCGTATTCAAAGTTTTTGGGAAGACTATTACATGATCAAACTGCTGAAACTATCGCAGGACCAATCTCACAACTACCTAAAGTAGTTGCGACAATTATTCCATTTGATGTGCAAAAAATTATCTCTGGCCGTATTTTATCAATTCATAACGAGAGTAAAACAAATACTGCTAAAAACGAACAGCCAATTAGGGCGCAAAGTGCCTTTACTAAAACAGATACCGTGGTTAAGAAAAGTGAACCAATTAGTCACTACGCAGAAAATATGACGCCAATTAGTAGCATTACTTGGCGCATGAGGGCCCACGTTCAAGGAAAAGTTAACTCAATTAAGGCTGCTCCCTCTGATTCCTCCCCATTAGTTGAAGTTGAGATCTGGGATGAAAGCGGTGGCGTTACATTACAGTTTTTAGGAAGGCGTGAAATTTCAGGTCTTGAAGTTGGTTCTGAAATGCGAGCCGAAGGTATGGTGGGTGAGAATAACGGTCAATTAGTTATTTTAAATCCATCATATGAAATTGTTATTTAACGCTTTGTTGCAAAAAAATCAGTAAGTAATTTCGCACATTCATCCTCTAGTACTCCACTTACAACCTCAACTTTGCTAAGTGCTCGCACATCTCTGATTACATCGAGTGAAGAACCGACTGCGCCAGCTTTTTGATCAAAGGCGCCAAATACTAATCTTTTTATCCTAGATTGTAGTATCGCGCCAGCGCACATCACACATGGCTCAAGAGTGACTATTAAAGTTAAATCATCAAGTCGCCAGCTATCTAGTTTTTCACCAGCTCTTCTTATTGCCAGGATCTCTGCGTGAGCAGTTGGATCATTATCTTTTTCGCGCTCATTTTTTCCAGAACTAACTATTTCACCCACCTCATTAACAATTAAAGCGCCCACTGGCACATCACCTGAGGATTTAACTTCACGTGCAAGAGATATCACCTGCTGCATTAACGATTGGTAGTTCACTAATTACTTTCAATCACCTGATTAAATTGTTCACCAAAACCTAATCGATTTGCAATCGCCTCTAATTGCTCATCTGGATATAACTCTGTGTCATCTAAAATGCTTAAAAGTTCCATCTCACTCACACCTAAATCATTTAGTAAATCAAGGTCACCGCCAGGTTGTGATTCATCATCTTCTTCTGGGAACTCTAGATCTAATACCTCAACTAGATCTGCTGCTACCTCATAATCAATTGCGTATGTAACATCTGAAATCATCATCTGCATTGATCCACCGAGTGATCTTGCGATAATTACAAACTCATCCTCTATTGCAATTAATGCAATTGCTCCACCATTAGTTTGTTGAGCTTTAAGTGAATCCATAACTGCGCCAATATCTCGGGTAGTTAGGATCTGCGCAGCATCCCATCTGCCATCTTCATGCCAGGCTATGAGTCCAAAATCTACTGACATTAGATTCACGCCTCCTTTATAACCCTTAATGAATACCTTCTGAGCACACTTATTCTCTCTTTAATCTGCGCTAATTGGTAGTAGCACCTCTTGCTTGTAGAGTAATTATGTGAAAATCCACATTGCCTCCCACCCATTGCTTACTCATAAGTTAACTGTGCTGCGGGATGAGAAAACTGATTCACCAACCTTTAGGCGCTTGACTGAGGAAATTGTCACCTTACTTGCATATGAGGCGATGCGTGAAGTTAAAACAATTGCTGTAACTGTTAAGACACCAGTTGCCATGGCCCAAGGTGAGCAGCTAGCTAAACCAAAGCCTGTAGTAGTTCCAATCCTTAGAGCAGGTCTTGGCATGTTAGAGGGAATGTCGCGTCTTATTCCAACTGCTGAAATTGGCTTTTTGGGAATGGTGCGGGATGAGAAAACTTTAAAGGCAACAACTTATGCAAATAGATTACCTGAGGATTTAACTAATCGTCAGTGTTATATCTTAGATCCGATGCTTGCTACCGGTGGCACATTGGTTAGCGCAATAGAGTTCTTAGCAGCAAAGGGTGCTACTGATATAACTGCAATTTGTATATTAGCTGCGCCAGAGGGTATTGCTGTTCTTGAAAAAGCGTTTGCAACATCAAAGTTATCTTTAAAACTTGTAACGGGTGCACTCGATGAGCGCTTAAATGAGAAGGGTTACATCATCCCGGGCTTAGGAGATGCTGGAGATCGGTTATATGGTGTTGTTTAACTAACAGTAAAAGTCCTTATTACTGTGTGTAATTACTTTTATACTAAGACCGAAAGTTTTTAAAATATCAAAATTTGAAAGATGAGGTAGAAGATTGTGTTAAACCTTGCTGCCTCATTTAATGAACAATTATCTCCAGTTGCGCCTTTTTTATTTTATGTAGTTATTGCTGGCATTATCTTTGTTGAAACTGGTTTATTAATCGGCTTCTTCCTACCTGGTGACTCATTGTTATTTAGCGCAGGACTTGTTGCCGCAGCTAGAGATGATATTAATATTGCCTTCTTAGTTTTTGCAGTTTTTTTAGCTGCATTTATCGGCGATCAAGTTGGATATGTAATTGGTCGAAAGATAGGCCGGCCCTACCTTGAAAAACATAAATCTAAGCGAATGATTAAAATGCTTGAAAGATCTGAACGTTTTTATGAAAGATATGGCTGGTGGTCAGTAGTTATTGCTCGCTATATCCCATGGGTTAGAACATTTGTGCCACCAATAG from Candidatus Nanopelagicus abundans harbors:
- a CDS encoding amino acid permease, with translation MFKKVPKSWSDNAPTPKVLTEHAHLKDSFLYKLKVKLLGKPINRHDLNEQRLPKRNAFGILSSDCISSSAYGGEQILVALIPAFGLAAFTIFTPLVGLILIILLVITFSYRDVINTYTKSGGAYVVARENFGKVISQIAAVELIFGYIITVAIQTAAGVAAIVSAIPELSDNKVLLTLGIITVLTYINLRGVKEAGIIFVLPSYLFIFSMFIVFVFGIWRNLNSDLMPYPTDTPGLIALGEPQGLLSLAAILLVLKAFANGSASLTGLEAISDSVALFKEPEHNNARKTLMIMSAVLATLITGIAWLAYQVVAIPYESGTPTVISLVAQAALGDSVFGQSFYYFVQASTTFILFAGANTCFNAFPNMVNIVAADGFLPKQLTKRGHRLAFSNGIIFISGSAGLLVIASGASITALAAIYALAVFIGFTLTGLGMAKKTKNQGAKYYLHLTSGLISLLTVIILSSVKFAEGTWLVVIGTPIVAVIMLKFNDRYAQESKALLLSSKDSRATSITRHDVTVLVDRIDIATVGAVRYARSLNPRNLNAVHFVIDDLRAARLAKAWAENPAFDDISLQLIDCPDRRLANSVVDYATIVTASNNVELTLLLPRRAYSKFLGRLLHDQTAETIAGPISQLPKVVATIIPFDVQKIISGRILSIHNESKTNTAKNEQPIRAQSAFTKTDTVVKKSEPISHYAENMTPISSITWRMRAHVQGKVNSIKAAPSDSSPLVEVEIWDESGGVTLQFLGRREISGLEVGSEMRAEGMVGENNGQLVILNPSYEIVI
- the upp gene encoding uracil phosphoribosyltransferase, producing MKIHIASHPLLTHKLTVLRDEKTDSPTFRRLTEEIVTLLAYEAMREVKTIAVTVKTPVAMAQGEQLAKPKPVVVPILRAGLGMLEGMSRLIPTAEIGFLGMVRDEKTLKATTYANRLPEDLTNRQCYILDPMLATGGTLVSAIEFLAAKGATDITAICILAAPEGIAVLEKAFATSKLSLKLVTGALDERLNEKGYIIPGLGDAGDRLYGVV
- a CDS encoding NAD-dependent succinate-semialdehyde dehydrogenase; protein product: MLIFMQLKTQLYIDGKWVDGTSTIPVTDPSNESIIANVSVATDAQCALAVDAASSAFKTWPKTAPRLRGEILRKAFEIMVAEADRLAEIISKENGKVLTDAKGEILYAAEFFRWFSEEAVRINGEFRTAPSGDKRILVTKQPVGVSLLITPWNFPAAMATRKIGPALAAGCTVILKPAGETPLTAMAIVEILERAGVPAGVVNLILPVPSGPGIAKILKDPRVVNLSFTGSTEVGRVLLKEAADQVIRCSMELGGNAPFLVLADANVDDAVAGAMLAKMRNGGAACTAANRFYVAKEVAAEFTEKLTKAMGALKLAPGLETGAQLGASVSVKERNKIAQLVDDSVTNGAKINVGGKSIDGSGAFYPATVLTVSKDNPILKQEIFGPVAPIVITSSDEEAITLANATEFGLIAYVYSSDLKRAIRTAEALESGMVAINKGVISDPAAPFGGFKQSGLGREGGFAGIEEFLETKYIGVEI
- a CDS encoding DedA family protein — encoded protein: MLNLAASFNEQLSPVAPFLFYVVIAGIIFVETGLLIGFFLPGDSLLFSAGLVAAARDDINIAFLVFAVFLAAFIGDQVGYVIGRKIGRPYLEKHKSKRMIKMLERSERFYERYGWWSVVIARYIPWVRTFVPPIAGTVKMNYYKFLSANALGALLWGAGITLAGFYSGSISWVKDISYALAAFFITASLLSALINYLREKRD
- a CDS encoding tRNA adenosine deaminase-associated protein is translated as MSVDFGLIAWHEDGRWDAAQILTTRDIGAVMDSLKAQQTNGGAIALIAIEDEFVIIARSLGGSMQMMISDVTYAIDYEVAADLVEVLDLEFPEEDDESQPGGDLDLLNDLGVSEMELLSILDDTELYPDEQLEAIANRLGFGEQFNQVIESN
- the tadA gene encoding tRNA adenosine(34) deaminase TadA; the protein is MNYQSLMQQVISLAREVKSSGDVPVGALIVNEVGEIVSSGKNEREKDNDPTAHAEILAIRRAGEKLDSWRLDDLTLIVTLEPCVMCAGAILQSRIKRLVFGAFDQKAGAVGSSLDVIRDVRALSKVEVVSGVLEDECAKLLTDFFATKR